A stretch of DNA from Poecilia reticulata strain Guanapo linkage group LG18, Guppy_female_1.0+MT, whole genome shotgun sequence:
atattatgacttcattctcatTTTGTCACCATTTTGTActcatattatgactttattctcataatattacaattttattcccgtattattttcactttattctcgtgatattttgactttattctcaaaccattttattctcatagttttgttttccctcagTTTTGCCCTAAAACTCGGTCATAGAGATGAAAGTTGGTGTAAATTCATCGGTTTCTCTTGTCTGCCGTTCATCTTCAGCCCTCTGAGTTGYTGACGCTCCTGTCGTTTCTCGGAGTCCCTCAGGGACGCCTcgctgttttcttcttctctccccgGAGAAGATTTGCTGCTTCAGCAGGAAGCATTCACTCCCGCCAAGCTGcccgctgcagcagcagattagGTTTTAATTCGCGATGAGGCAGCAGCCTCCTCTGTTGGAGACCAAACGCCGCCTGAATCCTCCAGAGGACGGAGCCGGATAATCCAGAAACAAAGCGGCGCCGCGGCTCGCAGTGACAGATTCCAGCTGCGGAGACGCAGAGATTTACATCAACATCAGGTCACGTCCTGCTCTGAAACGCCAAACTGACAGGAGAAAGGAGCAGCAGTGACACCCTCCACCTACAGAACCACCAGCCGGCCTCCGTTAAGCCTCGGCAGACGTAATGAACCCGATGGCCGCTGAAAGGAGACGTTTATTCTGCTCAGCTTTAAGGTTTCTGCAGGATTTAGTTCTGAACCAACACAGAAACATCtgggaaacatttctgtttgtttggacGTTTGACTCAAATCCTYATTCTGCTcaaagtttttggttttgtgacaaaaactgTCCAAGTCCTGAACTCCCAGCTGGTGGACGGAGTGTTAGGGTCCCACtgaggaaatgagaaaaaatacctggaaaagtcataatattacaactttattcttgttttattgaCTTTATGCTCAAAAtgttacgactttattctcggaggagtttattcttgtaattttgtaactttgttctagtcattttattttttgtgtgtttttagttCTGCCCTAATACTCCCTACGCTGCaggtttgaactttgacctgttCCACGTTTCACGCCTCTGGTAAGGCCCAGACCAATCCGTGGACGGGTGCGTTTGAAAATGTTTCCRTCTTTTAGAGCATTGactctttttttataaaacccaaaaatcaccaaaacgagcataaaaacttttttttttttttgtttgcagaattGAGGGAATTATTTCAAATTTCGTCGATTCCATCAACGTTTTCTATGCCAATACTTCAAAATTTGCATGAACACGTCAATTTTGGAGGCTTTCAGTGAAAATACAAGATAAAATTGCTGACGTAGAAATAACCAGAGCTCTATTCCCAGATTAAAGGTTggattatttaacattttgagttGCAGTTTAATGGATTTGAGccttttgacaaaaacaaaaatcaccagATAGTTTCAGAATCCCGTGTAAAAAATTAGCtgtcctgcatttttttttttcttttagcatgaAGTgatgtttaatgtgaaaaacGATTCTTTCAGACTCCAGCAGCGGTGAGGATGACAGACTTTAATCCTCCGTTTTGAAGCTGCAGgattaaaagttttcttttcagcGTCCCTCGATTTCCACCTTCAAACTTCTTGGTCATTAATAAAAGAGTCAAATTAAATCTGGAGCGCCAAAACGAAGCAGAGAACAAAAGGAATAACTCAAAGGTGTCAGCgtcctgttttagttttggaTCTCCCTCATGATCTTCCGCTgttgggttttttattattacttcaaAAACGTTATTTTCCGTCTCGGATTCCTCCCTGCCTGCTGCTCCAGTTGTACCTGTGACAGCACACACACCTCGtctttaaacacacacagcagtgaCTGAATCGGAGCCAAGTTGGCGTCGCTACAAAGAAGCAGCCTGCAGCAGCGGCACAGATACGGCGGGGCGGGACAGGGGACGGNNNNNNNNNNNNNNNNNNNNNNNNNNNNNNNNNNNNNNNNNNNNNNNNNNNNNNNNNNNNNNNNNNNNNNNNNNNNNNNNNNNNNNNNNNNNNNNNNNNNNNNNNNNNNNNNNNNNNNNNNNNNNNNNNNNNNNNNNNNNNNNNNNNNNNNNNNNNNNNNNNNNNNNNNNNNNNNNNNNNNNNNNNNNNNNNNNNNNNNNNNNNNNNNNNNNNNNNNNNNNNNNNNNNNNNNNNNNNNNNNNNNNNNNNNNNNNNNNNNNNNNNNNNNNNNNNNNNNNNNNNNNNNNNNNNNNNNNNNNNNNNNNNNNNNNNNNNNNNNNNNNNNNNNNNNNNNNNNNNNNNNNNNNNNNNNNNNNNNNNNNNNNNNNNNNNNNNNNNNNNNNNNNNNNNNNNNNNNNNNNNNNNNNNNNNNNNNNNNNNNNNNNNNNNNNNNNNNNNNNNNNNNNNNNNNNNNNNNNNNNNNNNNNNNNNNNNNNNNNNNNNNNNNNNNNNNNNNNNNNNNNNNNNNNNNNNNNNNNNNNNNNNNNNNNNNNNNNNNNNNNNNNNNNNNNNNNNNNNNNNNNNNNNNNNNNNNNNNNNNNNNNNNNNNNNNNNNNNNNNGGAGGGAGGGAtggtttttaaatgcaaattaaaacccaaacagacTCTAAAACTATGAATCAAGAGATGaggatttataaaaacaaaaacaaacaaaggtcaggacaaatattaaaaataattgtactccattagagcaggggtgtccaaagtgtggcctgggggCCCTTTGCGGCCCTCAGgctgattttgtgtggccccAAACTTCAGATCAAAAGAGATGCAGATTAGACCCACATATGTagatgcagatttttaatttgtaatcagagtaaaaacaaaatgttaccaacataaaatgtaaactacaacacaaagtatcacgaaatgtcagtttttatcagacatgttttcactgtgaggtggaaactttagctcagaggaggagctgcgtcttgTAGGCGGGGCTAGacccacccaggcgttttgcacagcttaatggttgccatggagactaaaggatttctcaaacatgcctgaaagaatcaaagcaaaactcagagaggataacattataacacctatttatataactatttgatataatactgctcctttaagaaCATCAGAGTTTGTTTTACTATGAACCTGATTTAAGTGACAGGAAGTTTGTTGCACCTGACCCAGATACTCCGGTTCTGTCAGGAGAACCGGGCCAGAATGAAGTTTCTGAAGACAGAAGCTGTTCAGCAATCCTTCCTGACGGGGTTTAGATCATTATCAGAAGGTTTTAAAGTTCTCTCTGGCGATCCGTTCCTTTAAGGAAACCTAACAAATGTACAGAAAGACGATCCCGACCCGAAGAACCTGCCGACGCCCGGTCCCACCCACCAGGTGACCCGGCGCTGCGTTTGAAGCCCGACCCTCAGAGACGCTCTGATGCTGAACTGTGTCAGCGAGCGGCGGTGATTTCTGGCTAACGGGACGCGATATTCCAATTAGTGCTACATCAGAACAGGAAGGAGGTCTCCCGGCTCCCGGAGGACAGGAGGCCTGTCCAACAGCGCCTCTGTCTCCGTGTGAGTGTTTACCAGAGCGTTTCCAGGTCATCTCTTCTCGTTTCAGCACCAAAGTCTCTTTTCTGAGGACAGCAGGTTCAAATTACGGCAGATTTCACACAAACCGCTTCCTGCAGGAGCTGAATGTCAAGAAGCTAACAGCCAGAATCGTGTTTGGAGTAGGAAACTCCTGGGTCATGATTATCCCACCTCCACCTCTGGAACAGGCTGGAAAGTTTTCACACTGATGCTCGGTTCAATTTTACAAACTTTTGTTTGTATGTAGCAATTTTTTCAGGGTTCATCAGTTTAtgagataatctgaaaaatggagtcctctgctttctcccagaggaacaaccaatcagagcgcgggggcgggtcttagcgctgtcagtcacagTCTTGTTGGCGCTGCGAGATTTTCCCCAGATCCTGCTGTgaatgctaggctagttagcatagccaccaatgatggcagataaatgggtttcttgtaatgatacATTGTTTGTCCACCATKATTCATTTAGAagtgagtacatgaggatgattgacagcgctgagaccctcctggttctgattggttggttttggagcatttcttcagatggctaCAGCAGCTCAGGGAAGAAAGATCaaccttttcacagattaccgtattttccgcactataaggctcctaaaaaccttcagtttccTCAAAAGCCGGCAGTTTGCCTTATGACCCGGTgaccttatatatggaccaatattgagccacaacaggtctggCAAcagccgctgacttcattttcgcccgtagaagaagaagcgcgcggtgcatgctgggatagttgtcagaacgctggtttgttaataaagtttgtcTGACCTACGACCTGAtgatcaggtcgtctgcaggtcattcagcaccacgttctccaccaacagagaacggtgaccatcgtccggcccaggaaggctctcctcgccgaccggagtcgggactgttttgttgacattccctttagtgcagctccatctagtggacgcataacgtaactccagcctctcctGCAGCGTCTGTTCcatgcgccttatagtgcggaaaatacggtatgtcTCACACCTTCGCAACATggcaacagttttaacaaaaaatgtagaaaacagattttccataaAAGCCACAAGTTTTCAGCACGACGACCCGAAGCTGAGCCAGAACTCAGGATGAAGAACAAGATCAGgttcaaaacaaactgcagacaTTTAAACGTCTGCAGACATGAAGAGAGTTTCTGGAGGAAACGGCGCCATCTGGTTAATATCTGCATGATTTACTTTTAAACTACttattttactgtgttttcaCCTCACAGTGCAAATAGCTGCataatattcattaaaaacatgaaaaatgtgggTTTTCTGAGACATTTGACCAGGAGTGGTGGTTGCGCTCTTATAGCTTTTCTAAATCCTGATCAGTTCAGACGCCGAGTCGTCATTTCAGGTCWCAGCAGGATGTTTCccacctttaaatgttttctacgTAACATCCCACGTCTCAAAACAAGGATTCCTACTGTTGACCTCAGAAGCATCAGCTGCTTTTCCTGTTGTTGACCTGAAATCTGgagttttttattcagttatttcatctttttatgtTCGAATGTGAGTCAATATTTTCATCTGCAATCAAATCAAACGAGTCCAGTTATGTTTTCGTCTTTGTCCAATCGCGTTCAGCTGCAGGGAGGagtcagaggaaaataaaaaaccagAACATGTACAAAGCTCAGATGAGAAAGAAAGGtccagagaggaagaggaggaggaggagggagcgacgaggaagaggaggaggaaagacgAGACGTTAAACTGCAGATTGCTCACCAAGCGAAAgagaaaatcatttatttaacaagaattagaaagaagcagcttttcttttatcagcagaaacaaaaaggtaggattttaaagtaatttatgacaaatatcattttttaaaaccttcaaatttaactattttactttgaattacATGATTTTTATTCCTCTGTTTCTACGTTTATTTCTAGATGAACTGAATTTTTGTCCTgctaacatgaaaaaatattaaattaaaaagaaatttaatgtaaaaatgtaagttggattttttttttttcattttcactttttatagtGAAATGactcaaacacagcaaacaggtttgatgaataaaaatgttacagtgatcaactaaatgttttatagtgaaagtaaaaattcaaaatactttaattcattatttttgaattgttAACTGATTCTAGTCACGTTTATGTAACTGTaacttttcatttcagttttattttccagttttctgccGTTTTCCGGCTGATTTTCGTCGCTGCTCAGGTTCGATCGCTTCCGTTTCACTGCAGGATGAAGGTGTGAGGATGACTCCAGACGCTCAGGAGGGAAACGCTGCACAAAACACGTTTTACTGAAAACCATGTTGACATGCAGCATCTGATCGGAGGAGGACAGGAACCTGACCTCCGTGTCCGTCAGTCCGTCAGGTGCAGCGTTTCGAACTGCGCCTGCGCCTGTTTTAAACCCGGAAAGGTCAAGCTGAGGTCATGTGATCGCTGTGGACACGGCTGGGTGGAGCACGGTAAAAACACGCAGACTTTATCAATCAGCTGAGTTCATAGTGAAGGAAGGAACAACGTCACCAAGTTCAACAGAGAcagaactttttatttcctgctgattttatatgtttgctttaaaaaaaatccctgcaatatttacccagaatgctttaCAGCACCAGAACATGATGATGGAAGTTATGAAGAGAGAAATATTCCCAGAGGCAGATTAGGTTGGATTATGGCTGTGAAACCTGGAGGACTTTAATTAGACCGTTGTGGACGGCTCGTCTGAAGCTCTTATTGTTATTCAgctgcacatttaaaataaacacgttGAGCAAAATTTTATTCCGAGgctccaataataataaataacaaaaaatatacagtattaACCCTTTcgtgcatagtggtcactacagtggacagccgTCTAAAAGCCAtgttcttgtgcttcttgtggatttttatgttataaatgcacacagaccactgaggtggacactaatgcatcataagaTACACCATCAACTGCTGGActtcagctgcaaatgcaggaaattatttttgttaaatccaacatggccgacCRACCCGGTCCCTCCATCATCARattaacccctaaagaacaaaaCTACTCATGTATTtgtcaaataacaactttgtatttggggaaaattacaactgatcacctaaaagaaattaaataaaataaatttttactaaaaaaaagtttttccaacccttttttttatgcgttaacaaaaaaattttggggaaaaaaaaatcctgacacagaGAATcctaatttcatttcatttatttatttatttcgaacagacattaaaaacagtaaaaaaaaaaaaagaacaagaaaacaaaatagaatgagacaaacttaagaaataaaatgtaaaacaaattattttgcccatgtgacatggaattttatattttctgttcgaaaAGCAGCAGGTAGAAGATGCATCTTATAATTTCCTGCCCCtttttatcaatgttttatcaattaactttcagaacatcaacaagagacaacttgtttccatttttcattatgtttaactatgtacaattattttaagtactatttatataatcatttacattataaaccacaggtgtcaaactcaaggcccgggggccaaatctggcccgccgtagctttttatgtggccctctggactccaaattacatcaataagtccgtccagtttttcacaaatctgcaaaaatcacacaaaatcaacaaatttccacatttttttacctgattttactgcaaattttcctcaaaattggtcaaaaacgttAAATCCGTAACTGATACAGCGAGTGATaaagagtcacatttaacattatattagcgtaaatactgcaaaataacaattacaaatatttcttaatattcaccacaaaatctgtcattttgattgcaaaaataaacactaaaaataatcacaaatcctggaggaacagctatttattgatattttaacagttttattggttttatcaacagattctggtgcaaccggccctttaagaacattcagatttttgattcggcccaaaataaaaatgagtttgacaccactgttataaactattaaacatgtagcatattttgaaatgagttctgctttaatcaattttttaaactggtttacatttgtaatttttttgatCTCATCATTCAATCGATTCCAAACATTTActccacacacagataaacacaaactcttcctggttgttctaatatgttgttttttaaaatatccttcACCTCTTAAATCATaaccctcctcctctctgtcacCAAACGTTTCCTGTatattgtgtggaagtttttCATTTCGGACCTTAAACATGAATTGTGTAGTTTTAAATTGGACCAGGTCCCAGAATTTCAGtgtatttgatttgataaataaCTGGTTTGTGTTCCCAGTATCCCACTTTATGTagtaattcatgcatgaaagggttaatataaatatatacactAAAAAAGATGAATGGAGTTTATTAGTCTGAAACCATTTGCTGTGTAAAGTTATGAGCGTGGGCTGCActgtggcgcagttggtagagctgttgccttgcagcaagaaggttctgggttcgattcccggcctggggtctttctgcatggagtttgcatgttctccctgtgcatgcgtgggttttctccgggtactccggtttcctcccacagtccagaaacatgactgtcaggttaattggcctctccaaattgcccctaggtgtgagtgtgtgtgtgcgtggttgtgtgtcctgtgtgtctctgtgttgtcctgcgacagactggcgacctgtccaggtgaccccgcctctcgcccgaaatgttggctggagatgggcaccagcacccctcccgaccccactgagggaaaaagggtgcaagaaaatggatggatggaagttatGAGCGTCTGAAGCTGTTTGACTTCAGAACCGGATGCAGGAGTGAAAAACACGACGACgtccttcatcttcatctgaGCTGAACGGCTCTGAGGACAAACCTCCAGAGAGTCTGAGCAGAACGTTCCGGTTCAGTCCCGGTTCTGTAGCGACGGTTGGTCCTGCAGCTGGTTCCGACTCGGAGGTGACACGGTTCAGGTGTTGCTGTCATCGTGTCGGCAGGAACATCTGGGTGAAACATCTGCGTCGTGCGAACGCGGATCAGGTGTTGTCAGGTTTATCGGGTCGGTTTCCTCCAACACCTGCTCCAGTCCTCCATGTTCCCTTCACACGTCTCTGACTCATCCGTTCATCCTCCCTCTCAGCTCTGGAGACGGTCCAGGCCGCTCCGCCGTCCGGCGCCGGCCCGGTGGAGGTGGCGCTGCCCGGGCTGGTGTTCGACCTGAGCTCCCTGGTTCTGTTCGGAGCGCAGGCCGTTCCCGTCCAGCTGAAGATCCTACTGGACCGGCTCTACAGCGTCCTGACTCCAGAGCAGGTCCGCCACCGTTTCCCCGGGTCAGCTGCTGTGGCCTGGTGCTGGTCGGGTTTGATGGGTTTGTTTTGCCTCCCAGGTGGGTCAGATTCTGAACGGTCTGGGCTGGAGTCTGGGTGATTACGTCCGCGGATACATGCTGCAGGTAAACCCAGTTCAATCTTCTGAAAACGGACACAAAGTTCTCACCTTTTATCCAACATGTTGGTTGATCCGCTTTGTAAACTCGGCTGAAGGTTCTGAAACGACCCACATCccataaaatgataaaaacatcaacatttagtttcctccttcagggtttttattcatttaggYTTTATAAATAAGACAAACCAGTCAAATCAACAGTAATTCACAGCtattttatctgattaaacATTCGGTGGATCTTATGATGTGCAGGTAAAATGCAGCTGAGACGTTTTTACtgataaacaaagaaaaatataaatcgTCTGATCTTCAGCCAGTCATGGATACTTTATACTTTATTCCCNNNNNNNNNNNNNNNNNNNNNNNNNNNNNNNNNNNNNNNNNNNNNNNNNNNNNNNNNNNNNNNNNNNNNNNNNNNNNNNNNNNNNNNNNNNNNNNNNNNNNNNNNNNNNNNNNNNNNNNNNNNNNNNNNNNNNNNNNNNNNNNNNNNNNNNNNNNNNNNNNNNNNNNNNNNNNNNNNNNNNNNNNNNNNNNNNNNNNNNNNNNNNNNNNNNNNNNNNNNNNNNNNNNNNNNNNNNNNNNNNNNNNNNNNNNNNNNNNNNNNNNNNNNNNNNNNNNTCATGTCCATCATGTCCATCATGTGAAGTGACCCAGGCTTCATGTCCATCATGTCCATCATGTCCATCATGTGACGTGACGGGTTTCGTTTCCAGAGTTGAGGCTAAGCTGCGTCTTCCTGCAGCGTCCCGGTGGCGAGGCGTTGGAGCGCTGGGACTCGGCCACCGCCccggagcagctgctgctcctcacaCAGTTCCTGCGCTTCGGAGAGACTCGGCCCATCGTGGAGGAGATGATCCTGCAGCACCTGGAGGCTGAAGCGCTCCTGCCTGACCAGCAGCCAAACGCTCCGGTGAAAAACATCCAGTCTGGTTTGAGGGTTGGTTTCCTGACAGACGGCCGGCCGGCGGAGAGCAGAGACGTCCCAGGCGGCCAGTCGGTGCTCCTGCCGTTCCATTTCCCACAATCAGCCGTCTGCTGCTCAGCAAAGGTGATGATTCCTGTTCCTTCATGATCCGGAGCAGGTTTTAAATCTGCTCCTCCTGTTTCTGCAGGAAACTTTTCCTTCCCCTGAGCCTCAAACCGTCCTGCAGGGCTTCAGGAGGAACAAACTGGTTCAGAAACACGACAGGCATCGATGTGGGGAAGGCCACGGCTCGGTCCGGCAGAGATCAGAACCGGCCTCATCCATGAAAACCGACCCAGATGAGTCAAATCCGTCGCCGTGGCAACAGAGCCCCATCCTCCACCACGACCGGGTTTTCCTCCAGAAGAGACTGATCCAGGAGAAAACTGcttcctt
This window harbors:
- the LOC103480991 gene encoding zinc finger protein basonuclin-2-like yields the protein MQHLIGGGQEPDLRVRQSVRCSVSNCACACFKPGKVKLRSCDRCGHGWVEHALETVQAAPPSGAGPVEVALPGLVFDLSSLVLFGAQAVPVQLKILLDRLYSVLTPEQVGQILNGLGWSLGDYVRGYMLQRPGGEALERWDSATAPEQLLLLTQFLRFGETRPIVEEMILQHLEAEALLPDQQPNAPVKNIQSGLRVGFLTDGRPAESRDVPGGQSVLLPFHFPQSAVCCSAKETFPSPEPQTVLQGFRRNKLVQKHDRHRCGEGHGSVRQRSEPASSMKTDPDESNPSPWQQSPILHHDRVFLQKRLIQEKTASFSSSLNFSLPPSSLMCSPLPSSSSSSSSRLPETLPSFSSSFLRPLHSFSSPLLPVASPCSSLHPLPSPLCSFPSLLAAGGRKGRVSCGVCGKSFYDKGTLKIHYNAVHLKIKHRCTVLGCSMVFSSLRSRNRHSANPNPRLHTAGSRDAQPYRNTPCGQSSAHAPTQRHREKQETQGGRNGDSFHNAPQEAASPTPPLIPTAPPSGAFTPSGAFTPSGAFTPSGAFTPSGAFPSSLTDLQTGQHCWQENQSLPQKKKPRKSSMPLKIEREITESSKHEGES